Genomic segment of Sarcophilus harrisii chromosome 4, mSarHar1.11, whole genome shotgun sequence:
AATCAAAGTCACACAGTCCACCCTACATGGCTGTGTCCAGTATAATTAATAACCTGTATAACATTAGCTCCATGGTGTGTGTTCTTTTCCCAGAAGCAGTTTCCAGACCCACAGTGCAAGTTTTCATTGCTGTAGCAGGTGGCACACAACCACCCAGGACCTGCCAAGTCTTCCTGTCCTGTATGGTTCCCAATAACAATGCAGTGACCTACAGCTGGCAGCGAGAAGGCTCAGCTGAGCTTTGGGACCCCCAGCAGGGTCTCTTCATGGATAGTCAGGTGCTGAGGATCTCCTTGGGGCCAGGGGATGAGGATACCGTCTACTCTTGCTTTGTGTCCAACCCTGTCAGCTGGGATTCGGTGGCCGTCATCCCCTGGAAAAGTTGCCTCCAGAATACTGGTATGCTTCATGGTCAGACCAATCCTTTGGGCCCCCAACCTGTGGAAACTCCACAGTGGAGTTTTCCACTTACTCCAATAATCAATGATTTGGGACAgggcagaggaagaaaaaagaaagtggacAGCTCCCTGaagctaaaacaaacaaataaacaaatccaCAGCTTTGTAAAAAGATTTCCACAAATATAGTGATCCACTTATAGTTTCACCATGAGATGAAACTGTCCCTTCTTCTCTTACATCAACCCCACCTGGTTTCCCTTTTATAACTTCTTTGACCTTATAATCCtgtttttaatgatctttttaatTTGGCTTCACCTGGATAAAACactggggtggggaagggagggaagcttTTCCCCCATAGTATAATTGACCCTGGTTTAATAAGATCCCTTAGGcataataatagttcatatttctatagtgcttGAGAGTTTTTGCCTCATCCACACGATGAGGGAGAGCTTCTCTCTAAACATTCTGGTTTACAGATGGAAGAAACTGTTGGGgcagagaaaaatttaaaaattaacctaGGGCCAAAAACCTAGTGACAAGGTAACCCCAGGATTTGACTGAAAATTCAGGGTTCCTTCTCCCTGAACCCCATTGCAAACAAATGTTAAGAGTTGAGCATTAGGGGATGTTATATAGCTTTAAAGTCTCTAGGAGTGTTTATGTTTACTCTGCTCTATCCCTCACTCTTCGGGCCCCAGAAAGAACCTTTGCCTGATCTCTAAAAACAGGCTTCCCAGACTCCCTCCACTAGATCAAGTTAGTTCTTTTCTCTCAGGTTTATGAGAGTGTGAACATCATACGTGGACAGGTGCTAAAAGTGCAGAATGCATGTGCATGCTTTTAAGCGTTGACATGACAATGCAAAGAGCACTCACTGACCTGAGAGTCAGAAAAATTGAgtataagttttgttttgttgggagTAGAACCACTTACAAAATCTTGCTaaatagatctcagtttcctcatctgcaaaatgagaataatacccAAAAGGGATATTGTGAAGAAGGTGCTCTCCAAACCCCAACATACACAGGGTACTACTTAGATCCTTTTAAACAGAGACCCTTCTTTCATCCCCATCCTCAGGAATGATTCCTGGGCTcctgagagaaggaaagagacataGAAAAGAGATTGGAGGGGTAAGaaaagttgagggaaagaagggtggTTTCTTTGGCCCCCACCAAAGGATCAGCTGCTTCAAGTACTCAGCGACTACCTCTAACTCTAACCTTGAATGTCTTTTGCCTAGGACCAGGGGATAAATCCTACAAAGACATCCTTATAGTGGCAGTGTCCATCTCCCTGTTCTTGCTGCTAGCTGGGATCCTCTCCATATGGCACTGTGCCCTCTGCTCAGGTAAGATCCCTTGAAGTTGCTGCAGGAGGGCACCCAGAGGtgggaaggagataagacttggaaatcAAACCACTTGCATTCTTGTCTGTAAAAAACTATAGTATGTGTTATGCTAAATAACCTTCTCAACTTGGGGGGACAGGGGAAAGTAGGACTAGAAGGAAGGGGTCAGTCTGGCatagaataacaaaattatagaTCATAAGACCTAATacagactttagaaatcatctagcccaactctcttattttgcaaatgaggaaattgaaacactGGAACATGAAGTTAAACCTTGCTCAAGGTCAGACAGGTAGTTAAATATTAGAGCCAGGATTGAAACCCCCAAATGGCACACTCTGTCCTGAACCACACTGCCCATTCATGCTTCCTCATCCTTTgcaattcttcccttttcctttctcttatctctcctttgaggaattgaactgaattgagaaACAACCTAGTGCAGACCTTCCTCCGGTTCTTGTTGTAAATCATGGACACCATTGCAGCATTCAGAGTGTCCATCCATCAGTTGTCTCTCACACTTGAATTTCATGGACTGCCTACTTCCTTTTTTGGTCATGTATGTCCTTGATGATATATTTTATGCCTCTGCTACCACTGCACAGAGGTTTAACTAACTTAGAAAATCCTTTGCAAGGCTGATGCGGTCATTTTAAATCCATTTATATCACCATCAAATATAGATTATGAACTTCAGGGAAAAGCATATCAGCATATAGTGAAGGCTGCAGAAACTAGGTTTCTTCTAAAGTGACATTGATATAATGTCATTTAAAGAACATTGGGCTGGTTGTTGGGAGAGCAGGTTCTAATCCAAGCTCTCCCATTAATTGGACAAATCATCACTGggtttccatttatttatctgtaaaatgaagactaaGGTTCttaaggattcttaacctgggggcGATAATTGTTGGCTTTTTATGTTTTTGATAAgtgtattttaataaaattggttttctttataatcctatgcattttatgtattttaaaacactattttGAGAAAGAGATTGACAAGAGAATCaatagactgccaaagggattcaTGAAATCAAAAGAGTTAAGAGCCTCCAATTATAAAATGATCTCAATTATAATTTCAGCCTTCATGTGCCTTATATGAATAAATTTGTATCAGGAAAGACTGAAGTTAGATATAGAGATTAATTTGTCATTCTTTAACATTAACAGCAGGGGATGGATCAGGAAACGTTATGAAATCCCCTCAGAGATTGGAAGAGATAGTCCCCTATAATGATTTAGGGAAAGGCTGCCCAGAGCTAAATAATACATAGCAGTTCTTCCCAGCATAGTGATGCTGAGATTTACAGAGGTTTATATACTTTGTACAATACCAACTttttttgttgtcctttgtttttgaagacaaccaatgacatcacaaagtgatatcttgacttatgtgtgaattggatttaagtgaggcagagctgcacaaagtcatcagtcttatttttcttcctgagtcattgaagcactttaagaacaaaggatgcattcatttttgtttttaaatctccagcacctagcatgatacttggcacatagtgggcatttaacaaatgttttgaaattaattttactgAATTCTGTGCTTTGTCTTTTATTCCTTGtcagggaaaaagaggaaaaacagctCGCTGAATAGTAGGactatagagacagagacaccgCTGGTATAGTTTGACTGCCGAGAATGCTTGGAACACCACTGAGCCAGGGTTGCTGGGATTGTCCTTGGATTACTCAAGCCCATGGTGACTTAGGGAATGGCCTGGAACTTTTAAACTACCCCCAAGATCTTCACCAATCTGAAGAAGTTCTTTCATTCCCTGGGATATTGGTTGTAGACAACTCATACTAAGAACCTCTGgactccttcctcctccataggccAATGGAGTAAATTCTCAAGGGAAGAAGGGATTGCTCATCTTTCTAAGTGGCACAACACCTCCCTAGAATTGTGAGGAGAAAGTTCAAAGGGAGTTTTCTAGAAGGACCAGAAGGTTTTGTGGAaataattggagaatgtctgactATAGGGACCAAGGACCCTGTAGATATATATTGGTCTGGAACATTACCTCTATGGCTGCTGTTCATTATGGCATTGACCACTTTTGCACCACCAAAACTGATACCAACTATCCAAAGCTTTGCTACAGTGCTTGGCaaacagtgggtgcttaataaatgcatgttgattgatgTGAACAAGATTCCAAAGCAATGGAAAACATTAGACAGAGTCTGGCTATGGAGCCAATATgcatttgaataaaaaaaaaaaaaggaactgtggTTCCCTTTCTTGCCTTCTACTTTTAGCCCTAACTTGgatttcttttggaatatttgCTGTTTCCTgatcttcctaattttccctctcccaaaaagatgagagagagaaaataggttAAAGAAAGGGATAGTTTTTGTGATGTTGGGTAAGTCATAACCtctatgggtctcagttttctcatctataaaatgaggggctggACTAAAGGAGTTCTAAAACTGCCATCCAGATTAAtattctatgatcccatgattccTTATTCTATCCTGGAAATCATTTGTTTCAATGGGAGGCAGCCAGAATAATCAATAAATGTTGCCAACTATATCCACTGAGCCTGACACCTACTTAGAGAGAAATTCAAGATGTCCTTTGTGGATCAACCATCAGGAAAAGAAGTGTGAattccaaatatttaatttacttccccatatccagaaaaaaatatatacgtATCTTAACACTTTGATAATAGCTTGAATTTATATAAGGTCTGCACTAGAGTGATGTCAATGTTGGAGAGATGAGATATGTTATAAAGGTAGCATGAATAGTACTTAGCAACAGATTAGTTATCAGAAGGTGAGATAGTGAAGAGTTGAGACTGACTGAGTTGTGAGTTTGGATGACTAGAAGGATGATGGTGTCCTCAACAATAAAGAGAAGGGATTATTGAGGGGAAAATAATGTGTTCTATTTTGACCACTAGTTGGAGACATCCACTAAGCAGTTGGaaattcaagaataaaggacaagaaGGAGATTAGTGCAGAGTAAATGGATCtaagaatcatttgcatagagatgacaAGTAATAATTGATGAGATTGCCAAGTGAAATAAAATTGAGGGAGAAGACAAAAAGGCCCAGAACAGCATTTTGGAGGATGCCTGTGACTGTAGAGACAATCTTGAAGATCTGGCAAAGAAGACTAAGAAGGAATGGtcagaaagggaggagggagaccaAGAAAGAAGTGCAtcttgaaaacctagagagaaagaaatgtcaaaggTGCAGGTTGAGGTCTGAGAAAAGACTATTGGATTTAGCAATTAGGAGATCAGTGGTGACTTAGGAGAAAGCAGTTTTCACTGAATGATGAGACACAAAATCAGAATGAAGAATTAAGCaagtagaagaaaaggaaataaaggcatTGGTTATGGATGACCTAAAGTttcaaaggggaagaaaaatatagaatataaatagttAGTGGTGATAGATGGGTCAAGTAAGAGGTTTTTTTTAAGGCTGAGGGAAAGTAGTAGAAAAACAGCCAGAAGATGTGGTGAGATTAAAATTAAGTAAGACTGTACATAATAGTGGggacaatctgctggagaagatgggataGAATAGATTCATTTGTGTATGTAGAGGAAATGGCCTTGTAGAGATAAAgccctctcattttctcttttcccattcctcTCAGCAGGGAAGTTGCTCAAAGCCTGCATACCAACACCCCAATCAGCCCATCTTTCCCCTACCCATCACCTTcttgtatgtgcatgtgtgtgtgtgtgtgtgtgtgtatgtgtgtgtgtgtgtgattctgcAATACAATGCCTTAGCCATTTTATGGGACAGTTTGAGAAGATCTTGATCAACTCCTTAACTAATagttaaatgctaattattagtTCCAGAGGTATTTGGATTTTAGCACAAAATAAAGGAACCAACCTAAAGGAAGTAATCTCCAGCCATCCAgataatggaagaaatatttcaaagtaAATGTCACCTTTGGAGTTTGGGCAAATATGGGAAGTTATATGGACAAAAGAAGCATCCATGCCATTttcacacttaataaatgttctttctttcttatctcttttccttcttccttccttctcaataTTGTGAGAGAAAAACTTCTGGTTTGTTGGATGGACCTCCATGAGGAATTTTTTATAAGTCATGGATAAGAATCACAGAGAGAATAGGCAAACATGGAGTGGTTTCAAACTGACTCATGGGAGGGAATTCCCAAGTTAATGAgtttcctcataataatcctatgAAGAAGATGATGCAATTACCCCATTTTCAGGATGAGGAAACTATGAGTAAGAGATGTGAAGttatttgcctaaagtcatacaactagtaaagaGTCAGAATAGGAGTACAGGTCTCCTGATGTCTGCTACCtctccaaaataaaaacacaatttgGCTTTTCCAGACAATGAAGCCTCCAGAAGCTTCTATCTTAGGAAAGGCTGAGATGTCCTGGAGTTCCCTGCATTGAATACCTTGATGCTCAGTCAGGAAAAACCTTGACAAACTATACAATCTTGCTTCCTGATCTCAGGCATCCTCTGTGTCACCACTGAGTCAAAGATGTAGTGACCTCAGGAGCCAGCTTGTGCAATTCCTGTCTAAAGCATATGTGTACTCCACAATATCCAAATAAATGGTGGGTCACCAATTCTCTGCTGAAACATCTCTGACAGGGAACTCATCAGCTTTAAAAGTCGGCTATTCTGTTTTTAAACAACTggcatatttttttctaattatccaGTTTGAATCCACTTACtaactctctctcactctctaaCTTTCACTCACTGGCTCCTGTGGTATTCCCTtcttttgtataaaatatatgatggttctctctgggagcaggtttcttggggaggttttctggaagcagccttagttttggttcagatcaataatcacttcaaatgcagccagggattaaagtatttctttattatttctcccaaaatagcccagttagctttctttggttccagagctcttgttgctagcttcagcctctctctgaatcttgggtCTGCCTGACTGCAaattagcttctcaatctcctgaATTGAACTCTGTCAATCTTCTAAAGTGatttctggctctagctcaactccgactcatggcttcttctgaactgactctcctccactctgaatcttttcaactgaactctgctgactgagctcagctgtttttatgctctctcaaaaGTTGAGTCCTcttctgagagtgggattatgaaaggtgtgaattcacaaagttacaaagttaactttgtgtatctcccatacttgtgaactccaatatgtgagctctaatgtg
This window contains:
- the SLAMF8 gene encoding SLAM family member 8, whose product is MAVWTFQSLLLWEVLLPAVWAQVQGLMGGSVLLKAEIPPGFQVRDAIWRSLSPSEKLMATFFHGEPEILYDSRFLGRIQLHSNLSLQIQPLEQGDSGNFSLLLVDIEGRTESRTMQLTVYEAVSRPTVQVFIAVAGGTQPPRTCQVFLSCMVPNNNAVTYSWQREGSAELWDPQQGLFMDSQVLRISLGPGDEDTVYSCFVSNPVSWDSVAVIPWKSCLQNTGPGDKSYKDILIVAVSISLFLLLAGILSIWHCALCSGKKRKNSSLNSRTIETETPLV